Proteins from one Terriglobia bacterium genomic window:
- a CDS encoding peptidylprolyl isomerase translates to MARQPGTYAIFDTTEGKIVCRLFEKEAPITTKNFTDLAEGKRSWKDSVSGKSGDGPLYSGTIFHRVIPDFMIQGGDPSGTGMGGPGYKFGDETKGSPYKFDKAGKLAMANAGPGTNGSQFFITVAATPWLTGNHTIFGEVVEGQDIADKISKVKKGAQDKPVTPVVINSITIERT, encoded by the coding sequence ATGGCACGCCAGCCAGGCACATACGCGATCTTTGATACTACTGAAGGCAAGATTGTTTGCCGACTTTTTGAGAAAGAAGCGCCCATTACCACTAAGAACTTTACCGACCTTGCCGAAGGCAAGCGAAGCTGGAAAGACAGCGTGAGCGGCAAAAGTGGTGATGGCCCGCTTTACAGCGGCACAATTTTTCACCGCGTAATTCCAGACTTCATGATTCAGGGCGGTGATCCCAGCGGCACCGGAATGGGCGGCCCGGGGTACAAATTCGGCGATGAAACCAAAGGCTCGCCTTATAAATTCGATAAAGCAGGCAAGCTGGCCATGGCCAACGCCGGCCCGGGAACAAATGGCAGCCAGTTTTTTATCACCGTCGCCGCTACGCCATGGCTCACAGGCAATCACACGATCTTTGGCGAAGTGGTGGAAGGCCAGGACATTGCAGACAAAATCTCTAAAGTAAAAAAGGGTGCTCAGGACAAGCCCGTGACGCCGGTGGTGATCAACTCCATCACAATTGAGCGCACCTAG
- a CDS encoding peptidylprolyl isomerase, translated as MVTRAALILLCLGLAAGAQSKPKAPTKAAPVKNAGKAAPAKASPTAIIHTTAGDLKCTLFPAQAPKAVANFVGLAKGTKPWKDPATGNTVHGKPLYDGVIFHRTIPEFMIQGGDPSGTGSGDVGFEFEDELHADLLFDQPGRLAMANRGPNTNSSQFFITEKEVPFLNPCLDPNGCMGGRRPPNSGYTIFGQCDEASVELVKKIARMPCGGGMTCTGNNSRPQNPVKISHIDIVGAGGAKPAAKKSTGTKAPATPKK; from the coding sequence ATGGTGACTCGTGCAGCGTTGATTCTACTGTGTTTGGGTCTTGCCGCTGGGGCGCAGAGCAAGCCAAAAGCGCCGACTAAAGCCGCGCCCGTCAAGAATGCCGGCAAAGCAGCGCCGGCCAAGGCGTCCCCCACAGCTATCATCCATACGACCGCTGGCGATTTAAAGTGCACGCTTTTCCCTGCACAGGCCCCCAAAGCCGTAGCCAATTTTGTGGGATTGGCCAAAGGCACCAAGCCCTGGAAGGACCCGGCAACCGGTAACACGGTTCATGGCAAGCCCCTCTATGACGGCGTGATTTTTCATCGGACGATTCCTGAATTCATGATCCAGGGCGGCGATCCTTCCGGAACCGGAAGCGGTGACGTTGGCTTTGAATTTGAAGATGAATTGCACGCCGACCTGCTCTTTGACCAGCCGGGCCGGCTCGCCATGGCCAATCGCGGGCCGAACACCAACAGTTCGCAGTTCTTTATTACAGAGAAGGAAGTTCCCTTCCTCAATCCATGCCTCGACCCCAATGGGTGCATGGGTGGCCGCCGACCGCCCAACAGCGGCTATACCATCTTTGGCCAGTGTGATGAAGCCAGCGTGGAGTTGGTAAAGAAGATCGCCCGCATGCCTTGTGGCGGCGGCATGACATGTACTGGAAACAATAGCCGTCCCCAGAATCCGGTAAAAATCTCGCACATTGATATTGTGGGGGCGGGCGGGGCAAAACCAGCGGCCAAGAAGTCGACCGGCACAAAAGCACCTGCAACGCCCAAGAAATAA
- a CDS encoding RNA polymerase sigma factor, which produces MAQVRSGVGEMLGVLFERYHVPLFNFYLKLTGERTVSEDLVQEVFFRILKYRHSYRPETAFRAWMYQIARNARVDLLRKRRPETAFEPEMAPAIAPVDTAQQSQEALLLHSALMQISEDKREVLVLSRFQDLKYEEIAQLLGCEVATVKTRVHRALQDLKEIFQQLESGKALRGKGRQGRWPAPGSVQ; this is translated from the coding sequence ATGGCCCAGGTACGCAGTGGCGTTGGCGAGATGCTGGGCGTGTTATTTGAGCGCTATCACGTGCCTTTATTCAATTTTTACTTGAAGTTAACGGGAGAGAGAACGGTGAGTGAAGACCTGGTGCAGGAAGTCTTCTTCCGGATACTCAAGTATAGGCACAGCTATCGACCGGAAACGGCATTCCGGGCATGGATGTACCAGATTGCCCGCAACGCACGCGTTGACTTGCTGCGTAAGCGCCGGCCAGAAACGGCATTCGAGCCTGAGATGGCTCCGGCTATCGCGCCTGTGGATACGGCCCAGCAAAGCCAGGAGGCATTGTTGCTCCACAGCGCGCTCATGCAGATATCGGAAGACAAGCGCGAAGTTCTGGTCCTGAGCCGCTTCCAGGACCTTAAGTATGAAGAGATTGCTCAACTGCTCGGTTGCGAAGTCGCCACAGTGAAAACCCGAGTCCATCGCGCGCTGCAGGACTTGAAGGAAATATTTCAACAGCTTGAAAGCGGTAAAGCTTTACGCGGCAAGGGACGGCAGGGAAGATGGCCTGCGCCCGGGAGTGTGCAATGA